From a single Streptomyces sp. NBC_00377 genomic region:
- a CDS encoding DNA-directed RNA polymerase subunit beta', which yields MLDVNFFDELRIGLATADDIRQWSHGEVKKPETINYRTLKPEKDGLFCEKIFGPTRDWECYCGKYKRVRFKGIICERCGVEVTRAKVRRERMGHIELAAPVTHIWYFKGVPSRLGYLLDLAPKDLEKVIYFAAYMITYVDDERRTRDLPSLEAHVSVERQQIENRRDADLEARAKKLETDLAELEAEGAKADVRRKVREGAEREMKQLRDRAQREIDRLDEVWARFKNLKVQDLEGDELLYRELRDRFGTYFDGSMGAAALQKRLESFDLEEEAERLREIIRTGKGQKKTRALKRLKVVSAFLQTSNSPKGMVLDCVPVIPPDLRPMVQLDGGRFATSDLNDLYRRVINRNNRLKRLLDLGAPEIIVNNEKRMLQEAVDALFDNGRRGRPVTGPGNRPLKSLSDMLKGKQGRFRQNLLGKRVDYSARSVIVVGPQLKLHQCGLPKAMALELFKPFVMKRLVDLNHAQNIKSAKRMVERGRTVVYDVLEEVIAEHPVLLNRAPTLHRLGIQAFEPQLVEGKAIQIHPLVCTAFNADFDGDQMAVHLPLSAEAQAEARILMLSSNNILKPADGRPVTMPTQDMVLGLFFLTTDGELRDTKGEGRAFGSTAEAIMAFDAGELALQSAIDIRFPVGTIPPRGWTPPAREEGEPEWQQGDTFRLRTTLGRALFNELLPEDYPFVDYSVGKKQLGEIVNDLAERYPKVIVAATLDNLKAAGFYWGTRSGVTVAISDVVVPEAKKAIVAGYEAQDEKVQKQYERGLITKEERTQELIAIWTKATNEVAEAMNANFPKTNPIFMMVDSGARGNMMQMRQIAGMRGLVSNAKNETIPRPIKASFREGLSVLEYFISTHGARKGLADTALRTADSGYLTRRLVDVSQDVIIREEDCGTERGLKLRIASHDEAGVLRKAEDVETSVYARMLAEDVVIDGKVIAPANVDLGDVLIDQLVRHGVEEVKTRSILTCESQVGTCAMCYGRSLATGKLVDIGEAVGIIAAQSIGEPGTQLTMRTFHTGGVAGDDITQGLPRVVELFEARTPKGVAPISEAQGRVRIEETEKTKKIVITPDDGSDETAFPISKRARLLVSEGEHVEVGQKLTVGATNPHDVLRILGQRAVQVHLVGEVQKVYNSQGVSIHDKHIEIIIRQMLRRVTIIESGDAELLPGELVERSKFEVENRRVVQEGGHPASGRPQLMGITKASLATESWLSAASFQETTRVLTDAAINAKSDSLIGLKENVIIGKLIPAGTGLSRYRNIRVEPTEEAKAAMYSAVGYDDIDYSPFGTGSGQAVPLEDYDYGPYNQ from the coding sequence GTGCTCGACGTCAACTTCTTCGACGAGCTCCGGATCGGTCTGGCTACCGCTGACGACATCCGTCAGTGGAGCCACGGCGAGGTCAAGAAGCCCGAGACCATCAACTACCGCACGCTCAAGCCCGAAAAGGACGGACTCTTCTGCGAGAAGATCTTCGGTCCGACCCGGGACTGGGAGTGCTACTGCGGCAAGTACAAGCGTGTCCGCTTCAAGGGCATCATCTGTGAGCGCTGCGGCGTCGAGGTGACCCGCGCCAAGGTGCGTCGTGAGCGGATGGGCCACATCGAGCTCGCCGCTCCCGTGACGCACATCTGGTACTTCAAGGGTGTCCCGAGCCGTCTGGGCTACCTGCTCGACCTGGCTCCCAAGGACCTCGAGAAGGTCATCTACTTCGCGGCGTACATGATCACGTACGTCGACGACGAGCGCCGGACCCGTGACCTGCCCTCGCTGGAGGCGCACGTCTCCGTCGAGCGTCAGCAGATCGAGAACCGTCGCGACGCCGACCTCGAGGCCCGCGCCAAGAAGCTCGAGACCGACCTGGCCGAGCTCGAGGCCGAGGGCGCCAAGGCCGACGTGCGCCGCAAGGTGCGCGAAGGTGCCGAGCGCGAGATGAAGCAGCTGCGCGACCGCGCCCAGCGCGAGATCGACCGTCTCGACGAGGTGTGGGCCCGCTTCAAGAACCTCAAGGTCCAGGACCTCGAGGGCGACGAGCTGCTCTACCGCGAGCTGCGTGACCGCTTCGGCACGTACTTCGACGGTTCGATGGGTGCCGCGGCGTTGCAGAAGCGCCTGGAGTCCTTCGACCTCGAGGAGGAGGCAGAGCGTCTCCGCGAGATCATCCGGACCGGCAAGGGCCAGAAGAAGACCCGTGCGCTCAAGCGCCTCAAGGTCGTCTCCGCGTTCCTCCAGACCAGCAACAGCCCCAAGGGCATGGTGCTGGACTGCGTGCCGGTCATCCCGCCGGACCTCCGCCCGATGGTGCAGCTGGACGGTGGCCGCTTCGCGACCTCCGACCTGAACGACCTGTACCGCCGTGTGATCAACCGCAACAACCGCCTGAAGCGCCTTCTCGACCTCGGTGCGCCCGAGATCATCGTGAACAACGAGAAGCGCATGCTCCAGGAGGCCGTCGACGCGCTGTTCGACAACGGTCGTCGTGGCCGTCCGGTCACCGGTCCCGGTAACCGCCCGCTGAAGTCCCTCAGCGACATGCTGAAGGGCAAGCAGGGTCGATTCCGTCAGAACCTGCTCGGCAAGCGTGTGGACTACTCCGCGCGTTCCGTGATCGTCGTCGGTCCGCAGCTGAAGCTGCACCAGTGCGGTCTGCCGAAGGCGATGGCGCTGGAACTCTTCAAGCCGTTCGTGATGAAGCGCCTGGTGGACCTGAACCACGCGCAGAACATCAAGAGCGCCAAGCGCATGGTGGAGCGCGGCCGCACGGTCGTGTACGACGTCCTCGAAGAGGTCATCGCCGAGCACCCGGTTCTGCTGAACCGTGCGCCCACCCTGCACCGCCTCGGCATCCAGGCCTTCGAGCCGCAGCTGGTCGAGGGCAAGGCCATCCAGATCCACCCGCTCGTCTGCACCGCGTTCAACGCGGACTTCGACGGTGACCAGATGGCCGTCCACCTGCCGCTCTCCGCGGAGGCGCAGGCCGAGGCCCGCATCCTGATGCTGTCCTCGAACAACATCCTCAAGCCCGCCGACGGCCGTCCGGTGACGATGCCGACCCAGGACATGGTCCTCGGTCTCTTCTTCCTCACCACCGACGGTGAACTGCGTGACACCAAGGGCGAGGGCCGCGCGTTCGGCTCCACGGCCGAGGCGATCATGGCGTTCGACGCCGGTGAGCTCGCGTTGCAGTCGGCGATCGACATCCGCTTCCCGGTGGGCACCATCCCGCCGCGCGGCTGGACCCCGCCGGCCCGCGAAGAGGGCGAGCCGGAGTGGCAGCAGGGTGACACCTTCCGCCTGCGGACGACCCTGGGCCGCGCGCTCTTCAACGAGCTGCTGCCCGAGGACTACCCGTTCGTCGACTACTCGGTGGGCAAGAAGCAGCTCGGCGAGATCGTCAACGACCTGGCGGAGCGCTACCCCAAGGTCATCGTGGCGGCGACGCTCGACAACCTGAAGGCGGCCGGCTTCTACTGGGGCACCCGCTCCGGTGTCACCGTGGCCATCTCCGACGTCGTCGTCCCCGAGGCGAAGAAGGCCATCGTCGCGGGCTACGAGGCCCAGGACGAGAAGGTCCAGAAGCAGTACGAGCGCGGTCTGATCACCAAGGAAGAGCGCACGCAGGAGCTCATCGCGATCTGGACCAAGGCGACCAACGAGGTCGCCGAGGCGATGAACGCGAACTTCCCCAAGACGAACCCCATCTTCATGATGGTTGACTCGGGTGCCCGAGGAAACATGATGCAGATGCGGCAGATCGCCGGTATGCGTGGTCTGGTGTCGAACGCGAAGAACGAGACCATCCCGCGTCCGATCAAGGCCTCGTTCCGTGAGGGCCTGTCCGTCCTCGAGTACTTCATCTCGACGCACGGTGCCCGTAAGGGTCTGGCCGACACCGCCCTGCGTACCGCCGACTCGGGTTACCTGACCCGTCGTCTGGTGGACGTCTCGCAGGACGTCATCATCCGCGAGGAGGACTGTGGCACCGAGCGCGGTCTGAAGCTGCGGATCGCCTCGCACGACGAGGCCGGCGTGCTGCGCAAGGCCGAGGACGTCGAGACCAGCGTCTACGCCCGCATGCTCGCCGAGGACGTCGTCATCGACGGCAAGGTGATCGCGCCGGCCAACGTGGACCTGGGCGACGTGCTCATCGACCAGCTGGTGCGTCACGGTGTCGAGGAGGTCAAGACCCGTTCGATCCTGACCTGTGAGTCCCAGGTCGGCACCTGCGCCATGTGCTACGGCCGTTCGCTGGCCACCGGCAAGCTGGTCGACATCGGTGAGGCGGTCGGCATCATCGCCGCCCAGTCCATCGGTGAGCCCGGTACCCAGCTGACGATGCGTACCTTCCACACCGGTGGTGTGGCCGGTGACGACATCACCCAGGGTCTGCCGCGTGTCGTCGAGCTCTTCGAGGCCCGTACCCCGAAGGGTGTCGCCCCGATCTCCGAGGCCCAGGGCCGCGTGCGGATCGAGGAGACCGAGAAGACCAAGAAGATCGTCATCACGCCGGACGACGGCAGCGACGAGACGGCGTTCCCGATCTCGAAGCGCGCCCGTCTCCTGGTCAGCGAGGGCGAGCACGTCGAGGTGGGCCAGAAGCTCACCGTGGGTGCCACCAACCCGCACGACGTGCTGCGCATCCTGGGTCAGCGTGCCGTCCAGGTCCACCTGGTCGGCGAGGTCCAGAAGGTCTACAACTCGCAGGGTGTGTCGATCCACGACAAGCACATCGAGATCATCATCCGGCAGATGCTGCGCCGGGTGACGATCATCGAGTCCGGCGACGCCGAGCTGCTGCCCGGCGAACTCGTCGAGCGCTCGAAGTTCGAGGTCGAGAACCGTCGTGTGGTGCAGGAGGGCGGTCACCCGGCCTCCGGTCGTCCGCAGCTCATGGGTATCACCAAGGCCTCGCTGGCCACGGAGTCCTGGCTGTCGGCGGCGTCCTTCCAGGAGACGACCAGGGTGCTGACGGACGCGGCGATCAACGCCAAGTCCGACTCCCTGATCGGCCTCAAGGAGAACGTCATCATCGGTAAGCTCATCCCGGCCGGTACGGGTCTGTCCCGCTACCGCAACATCCGGGTCGAGCCGACCGAGGAGGCCAAGGCCGCGATGTACTCGGCCGTCGGCTACGACGACATCGACTACTCGCC
- the rpoB gene encoding DNA-directed RNA polymerase subunit beta — translation MAASRNASIANTNNAASTAPLRISFAKIREPLEVPNLLALQTESFDWLLGNEAWKGRVEAALDSGQDVPTKSGLEEIFEEISPIEDFSGSMSLTFRDHRFEPPKNSIDECKDRDFTYAAPLFVTAEFTNNETGEIKSQTVFMGDFPLMTNKGTFVINGTERVVVSQLVRSPGVYFDSSIDKTSDKDIFSAKVIPSRGAWLELEIDKRDMVGVRIDRKRKQSVTVLLKALGWTTEQILEEFGEYESMRATLEKDHTQGQDDALLDIYRKLRPGEPPTREAAQTLLENLYFNPKRYDLAKVGRYKVNKKLGGEAPLNAGVLTVEDVIATIKYLVKLHAGETETVGESGRSIMVETDDIDHFGNRRIRSVGELIQNQVRTGLARMERVVRERMTTQDVEAITPQTLINIRPVVASIKEFFGTSQLSQFMDQNNPLSGLTHKRRLNALGPGGLSRERAGFEVRDVHPSHYGRMCPIETPEGPNIGLIGSLASYGRVNAFGFVETPYRRVTDGVVTDEVDYLTADEEDRFVIAQANATLDDDLRFTENRVLVRRRGGEVDYVPGDDVDYMDVSPRQMVSVATAMIPFLEHDDANRALMGANMMRQAVPLIKSEAPLVGTGMEYRSAVDAGDVVRAEKDGVVQEVSADYITTTNDDGTYITYRLAKFSRSNQGTSVNQKVIVNEGDRIITGQVLADGPATENGEMALGKNLLVAFMPWEGHNYEDAIILSQRLVQDDVLSSIHIEEHEVDARDTKLGPEEITRDIPNVSEEVLADLDERGIIRIGAEVVAGDILVGKVTPKGETELTPEERLLRAIFGEKAREVRDTSLKVPHGEIGKVIGVRVFDREEGDELPPGVNQLVRVYVAQKRKITDGDKLAGRHGNKGVISKILPIEDMPFLEDGTPVDIILNPLGVPSRMNPGQVLEIHLGWLASRGWDVSGLGEDWAQRLQVIGADQVAPGTNVATPVFDGAREDELAGLLNHTIPNRDGERMVLPTGKARMFDGRSGEPFPDPISVGYMYILKLHHLVDDKLHARSTGPYSMITQQPLGGKAQFGGQRFGEMEVWALEAYGAAYALQELLTIKSDDVTGRVKVYEAIVKGENIPEPGIPESFKVLIKEMQSLCLNVEVLSSDGMSIEMRDTDEDVFRAAEELGIDLSRREPSSVEEV, via the coding sequence TTGGCCGCCTCGCGCAACGCCTCGATCGCGAATACGAACAACGCCGCCAGCACCGCCCCGCTGCGCATCTCCTTTGCAAAGATCCGGGAGCCCCTCGAGGTTCCGAACCTTCTCGCGCTGCAAACCGAGAGCTTTGACTGGCTGCTCGGCAACGAAGCCTGGAAGGGTCGCGTCGAGGCCGCTCTGGACTCCGGTCAGGACGTCCCCACCAAGTCCGGTCTGGAGGAGATCTTCGAGGAGATCTCCCCGATCGAGGACTTCTCCGGGTCGATGTCGCTGACGTTCCGCGACCACCGTTTCGAGCCGCCGAAGAACAGCATCGACGAGTGCAAGGACCGCGACTTCACGTACGCGGCCCCGCTCTTCGTGACGGCCGAGTTCACCAACAACGAGACCGGCGAGATCAAGTCCCAGACGGTCTTCATGGGCGACTTCCCGCTCATGACCAACAAGGGCACCTTCGTCATCAACGGCACCGAGCGTGTCGTGGTGTCGCAGCTGGTCCGTTCGCCGGGTGTCTACTTCGACTCCTCCATCGACAAGACGTCCGACAAGGACATCTTCTCCGCCAAGGTCATCCCCTCCCGGGGTGCCTGGCTGGAGCTGGAGATCGACAAGCGCGACATGGTCGGTGTGCGCATCGACCGCAAGCGCAAGCAGTCCGTCACCGTCCTTCTGAAGGCTCTCGGCTGGACCACCGAGCAGATCCTCGAGGAGTTCGGCGAGTACGAGTCCATGCGCGCCACCCTGGAGAAGGACCACACCCAGGGCCAGGACGACGCGCTGCTGGACATCTACCGCAAGCTGCGTCCGGGCGAGCCGCCGACCCGTGAGGCCGCGCAGACGCTGCTCGAGAACCTCTACTTCAACCCGAAGCGCTACGACCTGGCCAAGGTCGGCCGCTACAAGGTCAACAAGAAGCTCGGCGGCGAGGCCCCGCTCAACGCGGGCGTGCTGACCGTCGAGGACGTCATCGCGACCATCAAGTACCTGGTGAAGCTGCACGCCGGGGAGACCGAGACGGTCGGCGAGTCCGGCCGCTCGATCATGGTCGAGACCGATGACATCGACCACTTCGGCAACCGTCGTATCCGCAGCGTCGGCGAGCTCATCCAGAACCAGGTCCGTACGGGTCTGGCGCGTATGGAGCGCGTCGTGCGCGAGCGCATGACGACCCAGGACGTCGAGGCGATCACGCCGCAGACCCTGATCAACATCCGGCCGGTCGTCGCCTCCATCAAGGAGTTCTTCGGCACCAGCCAGCTGTCGCAGTTCATGGACCAGAACAACCCGCTGTCGGGTCTGACGCACAAGCGTCGTCTCAACGCGCTCGGCCCGGGTGGTCTGTCCCGTGAGCGGGCCGGCTTCGAGGTCCGTGACGTGCACCCGTCCCACTACGGACGCATGTGCCCGATCGAGACGCCCGAAGGCCCGAACATCGGTCTGATCGGCTCGCTCGCCTCCTACGGCCGCGTCAACGCGTTCGGCTTCGTGGAGACGCCGTACCGCCGGGTCACCGACGGCGTCGTCACCGACGAGGTCGACTACCTGACGGCCGACGAAGAGGACCGGTTCGTCATCGCGCAGGCCAACGCCACGCTCGACGACGACCTGCGCTTCACCGAGAACCGCGTCCTGGTCCGCCGCCGTGGCGGCGAGGTCGACTACGTCCCCGGTGACGACGTGGACTACATGGACGTCTCGCCGCGCCAGATGGTGTCGGTCGCGACCGCCATGATCCCGTTCCTCGAGCACGACGACGCCAACCGTGCCCTCATGGGCGCGAACATGATGCGTCAGGCCGTGCCGCTCATCAAGAGCGAGGCCCCGCTCGTCGGCACCGGCATGGAGTACCGCTCCGCCGTCGACGCCGGCGACGTGGTCAGGGCCGAGAAGGACGGTGTGGTCCAGGAGGTCTCCGCGGACTACATCACCACGACCAACGACGACGGCACGTACATCACGTACCGCCTGGCCAAGTTCTCCCGGTCCAACCAGGGCACCTCGGTCAACCAGAAGGTCATCGTCAACGAGGGCGACCGGATCATCACCGGCCAGGTCCTCGCCGACGGCCCGGCCACCGAGAACGGCGAGATGGCCCTGGGCAAGAACCTGCTCGTGGCGTTCATGCCGTGGGAGGGTCACAACTACGAGGACGCGATCATCCTGTCGCAGCGCCTCGTGCAGGACGACGTCCTCTCCTCGATCCACATCGAGGAGCACGAGGTCGACGCCCGTGACACCAAGCTCGGCCCCGAGGAGATCACCCGGGACATCCCGAACGTCTCCGAGGAGGTCCTCGCCGACCTCGACGAGCGCGGCATCATCCGTATCGGTGCCGAGGTCGTCGCCGGTGACATCCTCGTCGGCAAGGTCACGCCCAAGGGCGAGACCGAGCTGACCCCGGAGGAGCGCCTGCTGCGCGCGATCTTCGGCGAGAAGGCCCGTGAGGTCCGTGACACCTCGCTGAAGGTGCCGCACGGCGAGATCGGCAAGGTCATCGGCGTCCGCGTCTTCGACCGTGAAGAGGGCGACGAGCTGCCGCCGGGCGTGAACCAGCTGGTTCGGGTCTACGTGGCGCAGAAGCGCAAGATCACGGACGGTGACAAGCTCGCCGGCCGTCACGGCAACAAGGGTGTCATCTCCAAGATCCTGCCCATCGAGGACATGCCGTTCCTCGAGGACGGGACCCCGGTCGACATCATCCTCAACCCGCTGGGTGTGCCGTCCCGAATGAACCCGGGACAGGTGCTGGAGATCCACCTCGGCTGGCTCGCCAGCCGCGGCTGGGACGTCTCCGGTCTCGGCGAGGACTGGGCTCAGCGTCTCCAGGTCATCGGCGCCGACCAGGTCGCCCCGGGTACCAACGTGGCCACCCCGGTCTTCGACGGTGCACGTGAGGACGAGCTCGCGGGCCTGCTGAACCACACCATCCCGAACCGCGACGGCGAGCGCATGGTGCTCCCGACCGGTAAGGCGCGGATGTTCGACGGCCGTAGCGGTGAGCCGTTCCCGGACCCGATCTCGGTCGGCTACATGTACATCCTGAAGCTGCACCACCTGGTCGACGACAAGCTCCACGCCCGTTCGACCGGTCCGTACTCGATGATCACCCAGCAGCCGCTGGGTGGTAAGGCGCAGTTCGGCGGTCAGCGGTTCGGCGAGATGGAGGTGTGGGCGCTGGAGGCTTATGGCGCCGCGTACGCCCTCCAGGAGCTGCTGACGATCAAGTCCGACGACGTCACCGGCCGCGTGAAGGTCTACGAGGCCATCGTCAAGGGCGAGAACATCCCCGAGCCCGGCATCCCCGAGTCCTTCAAGGTGCTCATCAAGGAGATGCAGTCTCTCTGCCTGAACGTGGAGGTGCTGTCCAGTGACGGTATGTCCATCGAGATGCGTGACACCGACGAGGATGTCTTCCGCGCTGCGGAGGAGCTCGGCATCGACCTGTCCCGGCGTGAGCCGAGCAGCGTCGAAGAGGTCTGA
- the rplL gene encoding 50S ribosomal protein L7/L12 — protein MATKLSQEELLAQFENLTLIELSEFVKAFEEKFDVTAAAAVAVAGPAVPGAPADAVEEQDEFDVVLTGAGEKKIQVIKVVRELTSLGLKEAKDLVDGAPKPVLEKVAKEAAEKAAESLKAAGASVEVK, from the coding sequence ATGGCGACGAAGCTGTCCCAGGAAGAGCTGCTCGCGCAGTTCGAGAACCTCACCCTCATCGAGCTCTCCGAGTTCGTGAAGGCGTTCGAGGAGAAGTTCGACGTCACCGCCGCCGCCGCGGTCGCCGTTGCCGGCCCCGCCGTCCCGGGCGCCCCGGCCGACGCCGTCGAGGAGCAGGACGAGTTCGACGTCGTCCTCACCGGCGCGGGCGAGAAGAAGATCCAGGTCATCAAGGTCGTGCGCGAGCTGACCTCCCTGGGTCTGAAGGAGGCCAAGGACCTCGTCGACGGCGCCCCGAAGCCCGTCCTCGAGAAGGTCGCCAAGGAGGCCGCGGAGAAGGCTGCCGAGTCCCTCAAGGCCGCCGGCGCCTCCGTCGAGGTCAAGTAA
- the rplJ gene encoding 50S ribosomal protein L10, protein MARPDKAAAVAELTDAFRSSNAAVLTEYRGLTVAQLKTLRRSLGENAQYAVVKNTLTKIAANEAGITTLDDLFNGPTAVAFITGDPVESAKGLRDFAKDNPNLVIKGGVLDGKALSADEIKKLADLESREVLLSKLAGAFKGKQSQAAQLFQALPSKLVRTVDALRAKQDEQGGAE, encoded by the coding sequence ATGGCAAGGCCCGACAAGGCTGCCGCGGTGGCCGAGCTGACGGACGCGTTCCGCAGCTCGAACGCTGCCGTGCTGACCGAGTACCGGGGTCTCACCGTGGCGCAGCTCAAGACGCTGCGTCGTTCGCTCGGTGAGAACGCCCAGTACGCCGTGGTGAAGAACACGCTGACCAAGATTGCGGCCAACGAGGCCGGGATCACGACGCTCGACGACCTGTTCAACGGTCCGACGGCGGTCGCCTTCATCACCGGTGACCCGGTGGAGTCGGCGAAGGGTCTTCGTGACTTCGCCAAGGACAACCCGAACCTCGTCATCAAGGGCGGTGTCCTTGACGGCAAGGCGCTGTCCGCCGACGAGATCAAGAAGCTTGCGGACCTCGAGTCCCGCGAGGTTCTGCTCTCCAAGCTGGCGGGTGCCTTCAAGGGCAAGCAGTCCCAGGCTGCGCAGCTCTTCCAGGCGCTTCCCTCGAAGCTCGTCCGCACCGTGGACGCTCTTCGCGCCAAGCAGGACGAGCAGGGCGGTGCCGAGTAA
- the rplA gene encoding 50S ribosomal protein L1, which produces MSKRSKSLRAADAKVDREKLYAPLEAVRLAKETSTSKYDGTVEVAFRLGVDPRKADQMVRGTVNLPHGTGKTARVLVFATGDRAAAAEAAGADIVGSDELIDEVAKGRLDFDAVVATPDLMGKVGRLGRVLGPRGLMPNPKTGTVTPDVAKAVTEIKGGKIEFRVDKHSNLHFIIGKVSFDDTKLVENYGAALEEILRLKPSAAKGRYIKKAAISTTIGPGIPVDSNRTRNLLVEEDPAAV; this is translated from the coding sequence GTGAGCAAGCGCAGCAAGTCCCTCCGCGCTGCGGACGCCAAGGTCGACCGGGAGAAGCTCTACGCCCCGCTCGAGGCCGTCCGTCTCGCCAAGGAAACCTCCACCAGCAAGTACGACGGCACCGTCGAGGTCGCCTTCCGCCTGGGTGTCGACCCGCGCAAGGCCGACCAGATGGTCCGTGGCACCGTGAACCTGCCGCACGGCACCGGCAAGACCGCCCGGGTCCTGGTCTTCGCGACCGGTGACCGTGCTGCGGCCGCGGAGGCCGCGGGCGCCGACATCGTCGGCTCCGACGAACTGATCGACGAGGTCGCGAAGGGCCGTCTGGACTTCGACGCCGTCGTCGCCACCCCGGACCTCATGGGCAAGGTCGGCCGCCTCGGCCGCGTGCTCGGTCCGCGTGGTCTGATGCCGAACCCGAAGACCGGCACCGTCACCCCCGACGTGGCCAAGGCCGTCACGGAGATCAAGGGCGGCAAGATCGAGTTCCGCGTCGACAAGCACTCGAACCTGCACTTCATCATCGGCAAGGTGTCCTTCGACGACACCAAGCTGGTGGAGAACTACGGCGCGGCCCTGGAGGAGATCCTCCGTCTGAAGCCGTCCGCCGCCAAGGGTCGGTACATCAAGAAGGCCGCGATCAGCACCACGATCGGCCCCGGCATTCCGGTCGACTCGAACCGCACCCGCAACCTCCTCGTCGAGGAGGACCCGGCCGCGGTCTGA
- the rplK gene encoding 50S ribosomal protein L11: protein MPPKKKKVTGLIKLQINAGAANPAPPVGPALGQHGVNIMEFCKAYNAATESQRGWVIPVEITVYEDRSFTFITKTPPAAKMILKAAGVEKGSGEPHKTKVAKITEAQVREIATTKLPDLNANDLDAASKIIAGTARSMGITVEG from the coding sequence ATGCCTCCCAAGAAGAAGAAGGTCACGGGGCTCATCAAGCTCCAGATCAACGCCGGTGCGGCCAACCCCGCGCCGCCGGTCGGCCCCGCGCTCGGCCAGCACGGCGTCAACATCATGGAGTTCTGCAAGGCCTACAACGCCGCGACCGAGTCGCAGCGTGGCTGGGTGATCCCGGTGGAGATCACGGTCTACGAGGACCGCTCCTTCACCTTCATCACCAAGACGCCGCCGGCCGCGAAGATGATCCTCAAGGCCGCTGGTGTCGAGAAGGGCTCGGGCGAGCCGCACAAGACCAAGGTCGCCAAGATCACCGAGGCGCAGGTCCGTGAGATCGCCACGACCAAGCTCCCCGACCTGAACGCCAACGACCTCGACGCCGCGTCGAAGATCATCGCTGGCACCGCCCGCTCCATGGGCATCACGGTCGAGGGCTGA
- the nusG gene encoding transcription termination/antitermination protein NusG: protein MSDQNLNDAIEPDESVDDELDIVEGADEVDEFEAAEAEAGEPAEEAALHVEDEDVNADEDEEADEDVESEDVVDEAEEEPAEPVDPVVALREELRTLPGEWYVIHTYAGYENRVKTNLEQRAVSLNVEDYIFQAEVPQEEVVQIKNGDRKTIRQNKLPGYVLVRMDLTNESWGVVRNTPGVTGFVGNAYDPYPLTLDEIVKMLAPEAEEKAAREAAEAEGKPAPARKVEVQVLDFEVGDSVTVTDGPFATLQATINEINADSKKVKGLVEIFGRETPVELSFDQIQKN, encoded by the coding sequence GTGTCTGACCAGAACCTGAACGACGCCATCGAGCCGGACGAGTCCGTGGACGACGAGCTCGACATCGTCGAGGGCGCTGACGAGGTGGACGAGTTCGAGGCTGCCGAGGCCGAAGCGGGTGAACCCGCGGAGGAAGCCGCACTCCACGTCGAGGACGAGGACGTCAACGCCGACGAGGACGAGGAAGCCGACGAGGACGTCGAGTCCGAGGACGTCGTCGACGAGGCCGAGGAAGAGCCGGCCGAGCCCGTCGACCCCGTTGTCGCCCTGCGCGAGGAGCTGCGCACCCTCCCCGGCGAGTGGTACGTCATCCACACCTACGCCGGCTACGAGAACCGCGTGAAGACCAACCTGGAGCAGCGCGCCGTCTCGCTGAACGTCGAGGACTACATCTTCCAGGCCGAGGTGCCGCAGGAAGAGGTCGTCCAGATCAAGAACGGCGACCGCAAGACCATCCGTCAGAACAAGCTCCCCGGCTACGTGCTGGTGCGCATGGACCTGACGAACGAGTCCTGGGGCGTCGTCCGCAACACCCCCGGTGTCACCGGCTTCGTGGGCAACGCGTACGACCCGTACCCGCTGACGCTGGACGAGATCGTCAAGATGCTCGCTCCGGAGGCCGAGGAGAAGGCCGCGCGTGAGGCCGCCGAGGCCGAGGGCAAGCCGGCTCCGGCCCGCAAGGTCGAGGTCCAGGTGCTGGACTTCGAAGTGGGCGACTCGGTCACCGTCACCGACGGCCCGTTCGCCACGCTCCAGGCCACGATCAACGAGATCAACGCCGACTCGAAGAAGGTCAAGGGCCTCGTCGAGATCTTCGGCCGCGAGACCCCGGTCGAGCTGAGCTTCGACCAGATCCAGAAGAACTAG
- the secE gene encoding preprotein translocase subunit SecE, which yields MADAVGSIDTPDAQDEVPEAQKKTRKGGKRAKKGPLKRLALFYRQIVAELRKVVWPTRSQLTTYTTVVIVFVVIMIGLVTVIDYGLSHAAKYVFG from the coding sequence ATGGCGGATGCCGTGGGCTCCATCGACACGCCTGATGCCCAGGACGAGGTGCCTGAGGCGCAGAAGAAGACCCGCAAGGGCGGCAAGCGCGCCAAGAAGGGCCCGCTGAAGCGTCTCGCGCTCTTCTATCGCCAGATCGTCGCGGAGCTCCGCAAGGTCGTATGGCCCACGCGGAGTCAGCTGACGACGTACACGACCGTGGTGATTGTCTTCGTCGTCATCATGATCGGCCTGGTGACCGTGATTGACTATGGACTCAGCCACGCCGCCAAGTACGTCTTTGGCTGA